From Etheostoma cragini isolate CJK2018 chromosome 1, CSU_Ecrag_1.0, whole genome shotgun sequence, a single genomic window includes:
- the tp53bp1 gene encoding TP53-binding protein 1 isoform X6, translating to MDPGGSELDSSLPQPENPCLIVEDSQPDSVALEDDPESSYRALLARRLSSLQPTSRSPVLELISSPLGSRLSQTDSLSESSQSNNQAETGILLADNSSSAFQEESQVLNICPPANKRKCAAEDPNMDSGADSTTHCIQSEEGTSQFGFLELSQSQDLRGEVINSQQEEEEDIVLQPDSETRTKLAEQNISCRTSESQDNKAVRSEVSSSSSLEPPGPSGRQLSVQALLHSQAPGEQGEQDCEILSSQEDMFDADKTGAAVDSTVSEPEQQAHPTSTPAHTLRLLHLSGQGTLVQESLSQSSVDYVAPTQDNFTHTPLIVPNSPTGPENEHGADEAMDTSLPPEDRAGEKEEPMETEADSKPHPSASTPLSQNSPGFVLERALAIPSQPEFSHDVFVPTQSQEAPQQSDKKMTSLPRETQSQQLESAAFTLPLQLSMNTQSSSPAQKELIEEDSQATQIEELEEPPAVDTSDSVVSHQRSESNGVSSESQTATSSKASAFAKSPKHRSECATKEPSNLSQQSDVHKKTSWNVQDVNVKDRKSDNKEACSADAVSCSQPKFDPSDLTVNSCVQETPPDTTPCSLSSQSMISITSVVDVVKGSVDLRKEGGTAKSPSVKSFSQKCGTGGNSQTVKDVMDEPVQGEVEEEVVMEEGESAFGGGASGMALALSQSQLLSPEPVERESGDRGEDSVIVVTDSEGDSQVLQKDVSSQSKTNSSQPIGGNVSISTNGHESQAQAKKVHPAPDRFSQTERVGPEPEGLKDKSLSDSSGEISFHFTLPKEGELIGPAVGATPPLISQLKQTLRHSTPIEISSFSEKSGVVGDVSADGAMAASDIVSGESGDDTTEKGDGKLSLRMKLVTPVEEGSSERFSLQKPALSEEDESVVKVTTVAKAVTSSPSVFSRVRQVHRQQEPREDSQAGGNTTPVREELFASPQSSSQASSLGCNSLPNSQSEPSQQEALAAPQESLKDPPGPTEQSGDKQGPPQAPEPPTPNRTDGSQRALQQTIASSPSNKLRQRTVSQQTSFDTPGLRSPAGRGEPESPSFRRTAAPAHRRHVRTIQEVRTTVTRVITDVYYEDGKEVERKVTEETEEPVVDCQVLDGDISPCRTGSSSLTSGDLADISSLSSKASSLQHSSGGTSSSGFTRPDFIMPPSRGAVSFSPRRGGGQQQRGHRGQRAGSVVTMHRGDSTLGSRAFVPLIPRGRARRGRPPSRSSMSRGGGVGSQQRLGAHGQPQSSSEDELYTRMLPPRLPVSPTDAELPSHSDSLRSSPEEASSARSSFVGLRVVAKWSSNGCFYSGRIMKDIGEGRFRLRFDDGYECEVAGKDILLCDPIPLETEVTALLEDEYFSIGVVRGHKTEGQELFYSVEKDGQTQWYNRTAIILSLEQGNKLREQHSLGPYEPSTTLSKASDISLDNLVEGKRRRRGGPEGQNTPNRSSSSSPRTPGPSGKRKLMASEDNRTPAKRGRRGSGVKAAQRAGLCNTSGSGTDLPAQSCDVGDTHGPLPQNTTLFMGFAFMLTTSSEIDRLTNKHSSDDEEDYVQTGPYNKAYTESQLQAGGGFVLPDFNEEQCKAAYQSLLIADQHCRTRKYLLCLASGVPCVSHIWVRDCCKENKLLNYRNYLLPAGVGPDETIVEWHPRCSPFKALRVLLVFEKPVELWAQLITLGGGSSIRQFQTDKDGLDIPAGKYDVVVTDRACPPLVEKNVTSQKVPLVSPEWLIQSVIRGERLGFHSKPQYRHDYSSSTASS from the exons ATGGATCCCGGTGGAAGTGAACTGGACTCCAGCCTGCCTCAGCCCGAGAACCCGTGTCTGATCGTGGAGGACTCCCAGCCGGACAGTGTTGCTCTGGAGGACGACCCCGAAAGCAGCTACCGAGCTCTGCTGGCCCGGCGCCTGTCCAGCCTGCAGCCCACCTCCCGCAGTCCGGTTCTG GAACTGATATCTTCCCCGTTAGGAAGCAGATTATCTCAGACTGATAGCCTATCAGAGAGCTCCCAGAGTAACAACCAAGCTGAAACAG GCATTCTCCTGGCGGATAACTCCAGTTCTGCATTCCAGGAGGAAAGTCAAGTTCTAAACATTTGCCCTCCAGCCAACAAGAGAAA GTGTGCAGCAGAGGACCCTAATATGGATTCTGGAGCTGATTCTACCACACACTGCATTCAGTCTGAGG AGGGAACCTCTCAGTTTGGTTTTCTCGAGCTTTCTCAGAGTCAGGATCTGCGAGGTGAAGTGATCAACAGTcagcaggaagaagaagaagacatcgTACTGCAGCCAGACAGCGAAACACGCACCAAATTAG CAGAGCAGAACATCAGCTGCAGGACTTCAGAGAGTCAGGACAACAAAGCAGTGAG ATCTGAGGTGAGCTCCAGCAGCTCGTTGGAGCCTCCGGGTCCGTCAGGGAGGCAGCTGAGCGTCCAGGCTCTTCTGCACTCTCAGGCCCCTGGTGAGCAGGGCGAGCAGGACTGTGAGATCCTGTCCTCGCAGGAGGACATGTTCGACGCTGACAAGACAG GTGCTGCGGTGGACAGCACAGTGTCTGAGCCGGAGCAGCAGGCTCACCCCACTTCGACACCGGCCCACACCCTGCGACTGCTGCATCTGTCTGGACAGGGAACACTAGTGCAGGAAAGCCTGTCCCA GAGCTCTGTTGACTATGTTGCCCCCACCCAAGACAACTTCACCCACACCCCTTTAATTGTTCCCAATTCACCAACTGGACCAGAGAATGAACACG GTGCTGATGAAGCGATGGATACTTCACTGCCCCCAGAAGACCGAGCCGGAGAAAAGGAAGAGCCAATGGAAACGGAGGCAGACTCCAAGCCACACCCGTCCGCCTCAACTCCTCTATCCCAGAATTCCCCTGGATTTGTGTTGGAGCGAGCTCTCGCTATACCCTCCCAGCCAGAGTTCTctcat gATGTGTTTGTCCCAACGCAGAGCCAAGAGGCACCACAACAGTCAGATAAGAAGATGACATCATTGCCTCGCGAGACACAGTCTCAACAGCTGGAGTCAGCTGCTTTCACTTTGCCTTTGCAGCTCTCTATGAACACACAGAGCAGTAGCCCAGCCCAGAAGGAACTCATTGAGGAGGACAGCCAGGCCACTCAGATCGAGGAACTGGAGGAGCCGCCCGCTGTCGACACCAGCGACTCCGTGGTTTCACACCAGAGGAGCGAGAGCAACGGCGTCTCTTCAGAGTCACAAACCGCCACCAGTTCTAAAGCTTCCGCCTTTGCTAAATCACCAAAGCATCGCAGTGAATGTGCCACGAAGGAGCCGTCCAATCTGTCGCAGCAGTCTGACGTGCACAAAAAGACCTCTTGGAATGTGCAAGATGTGAATGTAAAAGACCGTAAGAGTGACAACAAAGAGGCGTGCTCTGCTGACGCAGTGTCCTGCTCTCAACCAAAGTTTGATCCCTCCGATCTGACTGTTAACAGCTGTGTCCAGGAGACCCCCCCAGACACTACACCATGCAGTTTGTCCTCGCAGTCTATGATCTCTATCACATCTGTTGTGGATGTGGTGAAGGGTTCTGTAGACttgaggaaggaaggaggaactGCAAAGAGTCCTTCCGTAAAATCGTTTTCACAAAAGTGTGGAACGGGTGGCAACAGTCAAACTGTCAAAGACGTGATGGATGAGCCTGTGCAGGGCGAGGTCGAAGAGGAGGTAGtgatggaggagggggagagcgCATTTGGAGGCGGGGCCTCAGGAATGGCTCTGGCCCTCTCGCAGAGCCAGCTGTTGTCTCCTGAGCCCGTGGAGCGGGAGAGCGGCGACAGAGGAGAGGACAGTGTCATCGTCGTTACAGACAGCGAGGGAGACTCCCAGGTTCTTCAGAAAGACGTGTCATCACAATCAAAAACCAACAGTTCCCAGCCAATCGGAGGCAACGTGTCCATCTCCACTAACGGCCACGAGTCCCAGGCGCAGGCGAAAAAGGTGCACCCGGCTCCTGATAGGTTCTCCCAGACTGAGAGGGTGGGGCCTGAACCAGAGGGTCTCAAAGACAAGAGCCTGAGTGATAGCTCGGGAG AAATTTCCTTCCACTTCACACTTCCTAAAGAAGGGGAGCTGATTGGTCCTGCTGTCGGGGCCACGCCCCCTCTAATCAGCCAGCTGAAGCAGACGTTGAGACACAGCACTCCCATCG agATCAGTTCCTTTTCTGAAAAGTCAGGCGTGGTGGGGGATGTCTCCGCAGACGGGGCAATGGCAGCCAGTGACATTGTGTCAGGGGAAAGCGGGGATGACACGACGGAAAAGGGAGACGGGAAGCTGAGTTTGAGGATGAAGCTGGTGACCCCCGTCGAAGAGGGCAGCTCGGAGCGGTTCAGCCTGCAGA AGCCAGCACTATCAGAAGAGGATGAATCTGTTGTCAAGGTTACCACTGTTGCCAAGGCTGTTACCAG CAGCCCGTCAGTGTTCAGTCGTGTCAGACAGGTGCACAGACAGCAGGAGCCAAGGGAGGACAGCCAGGCTGGAGGCAACACCACACCGGTCAG AGAGGAGCTGTTTGCCTCGCCACAGAGTAGCTCCCAGGCGTCCTCGCTGGGATGCAACAGCCTCCcgaacagccaatcagagccttCACAACAGGAAGCGTTGGCAGCACCGCAGGAGAGCCTTAAGGATCCTCCCGGCCCTACCGAGCAGTCTGGGGATAAGCAAGGACCCCCTCAAGCTCCAGAGCCACCCACCCCGAACAGGACCGATGGCAGTCAGAGGGCTCTTCAGCAGACCATCGCCTCTAGTCCGTCCAACAAG CTCCGTCAGCGGACAGTCTCCCAGCAGACCAGCTTCGATACACCGGGGCTCCGCTCCCCAGCTGGCAGG GGTGAACCAGAGTCTCCGTCCTTTAGAAGAACCGCAGCCCCCGCCCACCGCAGACACGTGCGCACCATCCAGGAAGTACGAACCACCGTCACACGGGTCATCACAGACGTGTATTATGAGGACGGCAAAGAGGTGGAACGCAAAGTCACCGAG GAGACGGAGGAGCCAGTGGTGGACTGCCAGGTGTTGGACGGCGACATCTCCCCGTGCCGCACAGGCAGCAGCTCTTTGACCTCTGGTGACTTGGCTGACATCAGCTCTCTGTCGTCCAAGGCCTCCAGCCTGCAGCACAGCTCCGGAGGAACCAGCAGCAGCGGCTTCACCAGGCCGGATTTCATCATGCCGCCCAGTCGAGGGGCCGTATCCTTCAG tccCAGGAGGGGAGGCGGGCAGCAACAGAGGGGTCACAGGGGTCAAAGGGCAGGGTCAGTGGTCACAATGCACAGAGGTGACAGCACCCTGGGGTCCCGGGCCTTCGTCCCGCTGATCCCCAGAGGAAGGGCTAGAAGGGGCCGGCCCCCATCCCGGTCCTCCATGTCAAG GGGAGGGGGTGTTGGCTCGCAGCAGAGGCTCGGTGCTCACGGCCAGCCACAGTCCTCCTCAGAGGATGAGCTGTACACCCGCATGCTCCCCCCGCGCCTCCCCGTAAGCCCCACAGACGCCGAGCTGCCCAGCCACTCCGACTCCCTCAGGTCATCGCCGGAGGAGGCCAGCTCGGCCAGAAGCAGCTTCGTCGGCCTGCGGGTGGTAGCCAAGTGGTCGTCCAACGGCTGCTTCTACTCCGGCCGCATCATGAAGGACATCGGGGAGGGGAGATTCCGCCTGCGGTTTGATGACGGCTACGAGTGCGAGGTGGCGGGGAAGGATATCCTGCTGTGTGATCCCATCCCCCTGGAGACGGAGGTCACCGCTCTGCTGGAGGACGAGTACTTCAGCATAG gtgttgTTAGGGGCCATAAAACAGAGGGGCAGGAGCTGTTCTACAGTGTGGAGAAGGATGGACAGACGCAGTGGTACAACAGGACCGCCATCATCCTGTCTCTGGAGCAGGGAAACAAGCTGAGAGAGCAGCACAGCCTCGGGCCCTACGAGCCCTCCACTACCCTGAGCAAAGCCTCCGACATCAGCCTCG ATAACCTGGTGGAGGGGAAGAGGAGGCGCAGAGGAGGCCCCGAGGGTCAGAACACTCCCAACCGCAGCTCCTCCAGCAGCCCCCGAACCCCCGGCCCCTCTGGCAAGAGGAAGCTGATGGCCtccgaggacaacaggacgcCGGCCAAGAGAGGCCGCAGGGGCTCTGGGGTCAAAGCCG CTCAGCGGGCCGGGCTGTGTAACACCTCTGGCAGCGGCACAGACCTCCCCGCTCAGTCGTGTGACGTGGGGGATACTCACGGCCCGCTGCCCCAGAACACGACTCTCTTCATGGGCTTCGCCTTCATGCTGACGACCTCGTCTGAGATCGACCGGCTGACCAACAAGCACAGCAGCGATGACGAGGAAG ATTATGTGCAGACAGGTCCATATAACAAAGCATACACAGAGTCCCAGCTGCAGGCAGGTGGAGGCTTTGTCCTGCCAGACTTCAATGAAGAACAA TGTAAGGCAGCTTACCAGAGCCTGCTCATTGCAGACCAGCACTGTCGTACGAGGAAGTACTTGCTGTGTTTGGCCAGCGGCGTGCCGTGTGTGTCGCACATCTGGGTGCGAGACTGCTGCAAAGAGAACAAGCTGCTCAACTACAGGAACTATTTATTGCCTGCCGGTGTAGGACCAGACGAGACCATAGTAGAATG GCATCCACGCTGCAGCCCGTTCAAAGCTCTGCGGGTCCTTCTGGTGTTTGAGAAGCCAGTGGAGCTTTGGGCACAGCTGATAACCTTGGGTGGAGGTTCTTCTATTCGACAGTTCCAGACAGACAAAGATGGCTTAG ACATTCCAGCGGGCAAGTATGATGTTGTGGTGACAGACCGTGCCTGTCCGCCATTGGTAGAGAAAAACGTGACATCGCAGAAAGTCCCACTGGTGTCTCCTGAGTGGCTCATCCAGAGTGTTATCCGTGGGGAGCGCCTGGGTTTCCATAGCAAGCCTCAGTATCGCCACGACTACTCCTCCTCCACCGCCTCCTCATAA
- the tp53bp1 gene encoding TP53-binding protein 1 isoform X1 translates to MDPGGSELDSSLPQPENPCLIVEDSQPDSVALEDDPESSYRALLARRLSSLQPTSRSPVLMETSVQPSIHPSSQPSTIQGHLVRLDERPRGWELISSPLGSRLSQTDSLSESSQSNNQAETGILLADNSSSAFQEESQVLNICPPANKRKCAAEDPNMDSGADSTTHCIQSEEGTSQFGFLELSQSQDLRGEVINSQQEEEEDIVLQPDSETRTKLAEQNISCRTSESQDNKAVRSEVSSSSSLEPPGPSGRQLSVQALLHSQAPGEQGEQDCEILSSQEDMFDADKTGAAVDSTVSEPEQQAHPTSTPAHTLRLLHLSGQGTLVQESLSQSSVDYVAPTQDNFTHTPLIVPNSPTGPENEHGADEAMDTSLPPEDRAGEKEEPMETEADSKPHPSASTPLSQNSPGFVLERALAIPSQPEFSHDVFVPTQSQEAPQQSDKKMTSLPRETQSQQLESAAFTLPLQLSMNTQSSSPAQKELIEEDSQATQIEELEEPPAVDTSDSVVSHQRSESNGVSSESQTATSSKASAFAKSPKHRSECATKEPSNLSQQSDVHKKTSWNVQDVNVKDRKSDNKEACSADAVSCSQPKFDPSDLTVNSCVQETPPDTTPCSLSSQSMISITSVVDVVKGSVDLRKEGGTAKSPSVKSFSQKCGTGGNSQTVKDVMDEPVQGEVEEEVVMEEGESAFGGGASGMALALSQSQLLSPEPVERESGDRGEDSVIVVTDSEGDSQVLQKDVSSQSKTNSSQPIGGNVSISTNGHESQAQAKKVHPAPDRFSQTERVGPEPEGLKDKSLSDSSGEISFHFTLPKEGELIGPAVGATPPLISQLKQTLRHSTPIEISSFSEKSGVVGDVSADGAMAASDIVSGESGDDTTEKGDGKLSLRMKLVTPVEEGSSERFSLQKPALSEEDESVVKVTTVAKAVTSSPSVFSRVRQVHRQQEPREDSQAGGNTTPVREELFASPQSSSQASSLGCNSLPNSQSEPSQQEALAAPQESLKDPPGPTEQSGDKQGPPQAPEPPTPNRTDGSQRALQQTIASSPSNKLRQRTVSQQTSFDTPGLRSPAGRGEPESPSFRRTAAPAHRRHVRTIQEVRTTVTRVITDVYYEDGKEVERKVTEETEEPVVDCQVLDGDISPCRTGSSSLTSGDLADISSLSSKASSLQHSSGGTSSSGFTRPDFIMPPSRGAVSFSPRRGGGQQQRGHRGQRAGSVVTMHRGDSTLGSRAFVPLIPRGRARRGRPPSRSSMSRGGGVGSQQRLGAHGQPQSSSEDELYTRMLPPRLPVSPTDAELPSHSDSLRSSPEEASSARSSFVGLRVVAKWSSNGCFYSGRIMKDIGEGRFRLRFDDGYECEVAGKDILLCDPIPLETEVTALLEDEYFSIGVVRGHKTEGQELFYSVEKDGQTQWYNRTAIILSLEQGNKLREQHSLGPYEPSTTLSKASDISLDNLVEGKRRRRGGPEGQNTPNRSSSSSPRTPGPSGKRKLMASEDNRTPAKRGRRGSGVKAAQRAGLCNTSGSGTDLPAQSCDVGDTHGPLPQNTTLFMGFAFMLTTSSEIDRLTNKHSSDDEEDYVQTGPYNKAYTESQLQAGGGFVLPDFNEEQCKAAYQSLLIADQHCRTRKYLLCLASGVPCVSHIWVRDCCKENKLLNYRNYLLPAGVGPDETIVEWHPRCSPFKALRVLLVFEKPVELWAQLITLGGGSSIRQFQTDKDGLDIPAGKYDVVVTDRACPPLVEKNVTSQKVPLVSPEWLIQSVIRGERLGFHSKPQYRHDYSSSTASS, encoded by the exons ATGGATCCCGGTGGAAGTGAACTGGACTCCAGCCTGCCTCAGCCCGAGAACCCGTGTCTGATCGTGGAGGACTCCCAGCCGGACAGTGTTGCTCTGGAGGACGACCCCGAAAGCAGCTACCGAGCTCTGCTGGCCCGGCGCCTGTCCAGCCTGCAGCCCACCTCCCGCAGTCCGGTTCTG ATGGAGACATCAgtccagccatccatccatccatccagccagcCATCCACTATTCAGGGTCACTTGGTGAGACTGGACGAGAGGCCGAGAGGCTGG GAACTGATATCTTCCCCGTTAGGAAGCAGATTATCTCAGACTGATAGCCTATCAGAGAGCTCCCAGAGTAACAACCAAGCTGAAACAG GCATTCTCCTGGCGGATAACTCCAGTTCTGCATTCCAGGAGGAAAGTCAAGTTCTAAACATTTGCCCTCCAGCCAACAAGAGAAA GTGTGCAGCAGAGGACCCTAATATGGATTCTGGAGCTGATTCTACCACACACTGCATTCAGTCTGAGG AGGGAACCTCTCAGTTTGGTTTTCTCGAGCTTTCTCAGAGTCAGGATCTGCGAGGTGAAGTGATCAACAGTcagcaggaagaagaagaagacatcgTACTGCAGCCAGACAGCGAAACACGCACCAAATTAG CAGAGCAGAACATCAGCTGCAGGACTTCAGAGAGTCAGGACAACAAAGCAGTGAG ATCTGAGGTGAGCTCCAGCAGCTCGTTGGAGCCTCCGGGTCCGTCAGGGAGGCAGCTGAGCGTCCAGGCTCTTCTGCACTCTCAGGCCCCTGGTGAGCAGGGCGAGCAGGACTGTGAGATCCTGTCCTCGCAGGAGGACATGTTCGACGCTGACAAGACAG GTGCTGCGGTGGACAGCACAGTGTCTGAGCCGGAGCAGCAGGCTCACCCCACTTCGACACCGGCCCACACCCTGCGACTGCTGCATCTGTCTGGACAGGGAACACTAGTGCAGGAAAGCCTGTCCCA GAGCTCTGTTGACTATGTTGCCCCCACCCAAGACAACTTCACCCACACCCCTTTAATTGTTCCCAATTCACCAACTGGACCAGAGAATGAACACG GTGCTGATGAAGCGATGGATACTTCACTGCCCCCAGAAGACCGAGCCGGAGAAAAGGAAGAGCCAATGGAAACGGAGGCAGACTCCAAGCCACACCCGTCCGCCTCAACTCCTCTATCCCAGAATTCCCCTGGATTTGTGTTGGAGCGAGCTCTCGCTATACCCTCCCAGCCAGAGTTCTctcat gATGTGTTTGTCCCAACGCAGAGCCAAGAGGCACCACAACAGTCAGATAAGAAGATGACATCATTGCCTCGCGAGACACAGTCTCAACAGCTGGAGTCAGCTGCTTTCACTTTGCCTTTGCAGCTCTCTATGAACACACAGAGCAGTAGCCCAGCCCAGAAGGAACTCATTGAGGAGGACAGCCAGGCCACTCAGATCGAGGAACTGGAGGAGCCGCCCGCTGTCGACACCAGCGACTCCGTGGTTTCACACCAGAGGAGCGAGAGCAACGGCGTCTCTTCAGAGTCACAAACCGCCACCAGTTCTAAAGCTTCCGCCTTTGCTAAATCACCAAAGCATCGCAGTGAATGTGCCACGAAGGAGCCGTCCAATCTGTCGCAGCAGTCTGACGTGCACAAAAAGACCTCTTGGAATGTGCAAGATGTGAATGTAAAAGACCGTAAGAGTGACAACAAAGAGGCGTGCTCTGCTGACGCAGTGTCCTGCTCTCAACCAAAGTTTGATCCCTCCGATCTGACTGTTAACAGCTGTGTCCAGGAGACCCCCCCAGACACTACACCATGCAGTTTGTCCTCGCAGTCTATGATCTCTATCACATCTGTTGTGGATGTGGTGAAGGGTTCTGTAGACttgaggaaggaaggaggaactGCAAAGAGTCCTTCCGTAAAATCGTTTTCACAAAAGTGTGGAACGGGTGGCAACAGTCAAACTGTCAAAGACGTGATGGATGAGCCTGTGCAGGGCGAGGTCGAAGAGGAGGTAGtgatggaggagggggagagcgCATTTGGAGGCGGGGCCTCAGGAATGGCTCTGGCCCTCTCGCAGAGCCAGCTGTTGTCTCCTGAGCCCGTGGAGCGGGAGAGCGGCGACAGAGGAGAGGACAGTGTCATCGTCGTTACAGACAGCGAGGGAGACTCCCAGGTTCTTCAGAAAGACGTGTCATCACAATCAAAAACCAACAGTTCCCAGCCAATCGGAGGCAACGTGTCCATCTCCACTAACGGCCACGAGTCCCAGGCGCAGGCGAAAAAGGTGCACCCGGCTCCTGATAGGTTCTCCCAGACTGAGAGGGTGGGGCCTGAACCAGAGGGTCTCAAAGACAAGAGCCTGAGTGATAGCTCGGGAG AAATTTCCTTCCACTTCACACTTCCTAAAGAAGGGGAGCTGATTGGTCCTGCTGTCGGGGCCACGCCCCCTCTAATCAGCCAGCTGAAGCAGACGTTGAGACACAGCACTCCCATCG agATCAGTTCCTTTTCTGAAAAGTCAGGCGTGGTGGGGGATGTCTCCGCAGACGGGGCAATGGCAGCCAGTGACATTGTGTCAGGGGAAAGCGGGGATGACACGACGGAAAAGGGAGACGGGAAGCTGAGTTTGAGGATGAAGCTGGTGACCCCCGTCGAAGAGGGCAGCTCGGAGCGGTTCAGCCTGCAGA AGCCAGCACTATCAGAAGAGGATGAATCTGTTGTCAAGGTTACCACTGTTGCCAAGGCTGTTACCAG CAGCCCGTCAGTGTTCAGTCGTGTCAGACAGGTGCACAGACAGCAGGAGCCAAGGGAGGACAGCCAGGCTGGAGGCAACACCACACCGGTCAG AGAGGAGCTGTTTGCCTCGCCACAGAGTAGCTCCCAGGCGTCCTCGCTGGGATGCAACAGCCTCCcgaacagccaatcagagccttCACAACAGGAAGCGTTGGCAGCACCGCAGGAGAGCCTTAAGGATCCTCCCGGCCCTACCGAGCAGTCTGGGGATAAGCAAGGACCCCCTCAAGCTCCAGAGCCACCCACCCCGAACAGGACCGATGGCAGTCAGAGGGCTCTTCAGCAGACCATCGCCTCTAGTCCGTCCAACAAG CTCCGTCAGCGGACAGTCTCCCAGCAGACCAGCTTCGATACACCGGGGCTCCGCTCCCCAGCTGGCAGG GGTGAACCAGAGTCTCCGTCCTTTAGAAGAACCGCAGCCCCCGCCCACCGCAGACACGTGCGCACCATCCAGGAAGTACGAACCACCGTCACACGGGTCATCACAGACGTGTATTATGAGGACGGCAAAGAGGTGGAACGCAAAGTCACCGAG GAGACGGAGGAGCCAGTGGTGGACTGCCAGGTGTTGGACGGCGACATCTCCCCGTGCCGCACAGGCAGCAGCTCTTTGACCTCTGGTGACTTGGCTGACATCAGCTCTCTGTCGTCCAAGGCCTCCAGCCTGCAGCACAGCTCCGGAGGAACCAGCAGCAGCGGCTTCACCAGGCCGGATTTCATCATGCCGCCCAGTCGAGGGGCCGTATCCTTCAG tccCAGGAGGGGAGGCGGGCAGCAACAGAGGGGTCACAGGGGTCAAAGGGCAGGGTCAGTGGTCACAATGCACAGAGGTGACAGCACCCTGGGGTCCCGGGCCTTCGTCCCGCTGATCCCCAGAGGAAGGGCTAGAAGGGGCCGGCCCCCATCCCGGTCCTCCATGTCAAG GGGAGGGGGTGTTGGCTCGCAGCAGAGGCTCGGTGCTCACGGCCAGCCACAGTCCTCCTCAGAGGATGAGCTGTACACCCGCATGCTCCCCCCGCGCCTCCCCGTAAGCCCCACAGACGCCGAGCTGCCCAGCCACTCCGACTCCCTCAGGTCATCGCCGGAGGAGGCCAGCTCGGCCAGAAGCAGCTTCGTCGGCCTGCGGGTGGTAGCCAAGTGGTCGTCCAACGGCTGCTTCTACTCCGGCCGCATCATGAAGGACATCGGGGAGGGGAGATTCCGCCTGCGGTTTGATGACGGCTACGAGTGCGAGGTGGCGGGGAAGGATATCCTGCTGTGTGATCCCATCCCCCTGGAGACGGAGGTCACCGCTCTGCTGGAGGACGAGTACTTCAGCATAG gtgttgTTAGGGGCCATAAAACAGAGGGGCAGGAGCTGTTCTACAGTGTGGAGAAGGATGGACAGACGCAGTGGTACAACAGGACCGCCATCATCCTGTCTCTGGAGCAGGGAAACAAGCTGAGAGAGCAGCACAGCCTCGGGCCCTACGAGCCCTCCACTACCCTGAGCAAAGCCTCCGACATCAGCCTCG ATAACCTGGTGGAGGGGAAGAGGAGGCGCAGAGGAGGCCCCGAGGGTCAGAACACTCCCAACCGCAGCTCCTCCAGCAGCCCCCGAACCCCCGGCCCCTCTGGCAAGAGGAAGCTGATGGCCtccgaggacaacaggacgcCGGCCAAGAGAGGCCGCAGGGGCTCTGGGGTCAAAGCCG CTCAGCGGGCCGGGCTGTGTAACACCTCTGGCAGCGGCACAGACCTCCCCGCTCAGTCGTGTGACGTGGGGGATACTCACGGCCCGCTGCCCCAGAACACGACTCTCTTCATGGGCTTCGCCTTCATGCTGACGACCTCGTCTGAGATCGACCGGCTGACCAACAAGCACAGCAGCGATGACGAGGAAG ATTATGTGCAGACAGGTCCATATAACAAAGCATACACAGAGTCCCAGCTGCAGGCAGGTGGAGGCTTTGTCCTGCCAGACTTCAATGAAGAACAA TGTAAGGCAGCTTACCAGAGCCTGCTCATTGCAGACCAGCACTGTCGTACGAGGAAGTACTTGCTGTGTTTGGCCAGCGGCGTGCCGTGTGTGTCGCACATCTGGGTGCGAGACTGCTGCAAAGAGAACAAGCTGCTCAACTACAGGAACTATTTATTGCCTGCCGGTGTAGGACCAGACGAGACCATAGTAGAATG GCATCCACGCTGCAGCCCGTTCAAAGCTCTGCGGGTCCTTCTGGTGTTTGAGAAGCCAGTGGAGCTTTGGGCACAGCTGATAACCTTGGGTGGAGGTTCTTCTATTCGACAGTTCCAGACAGACAAAGATGGCTTAG ACATTCCAGCGGGCAAGTATGATGTTGTGGTGACAGACCGTGCCTGTCCGCCATTGGTAGAGAAAAACGTGACATCGCAGAAAGTCCCACTGGTGTCTCCTGAGTGGCTCATCCAGAGTGTTATCCGTGGGGAGCGCCTGGGTTTCCATAGCAAGCCTCAGTATCGCCACGACTACTCCTCCTCCACCGCCTCCTCATAA